A stretch of DNA from Gasterosteus aculeatus chromosome 7, fGasAcu3.hap1.1, whole genome shotgun sequence:
GACCGTCAACACTTCATCACATCAAGTTTTCTGCATCAAGTATTTTGGTTTAGATGTCGCTCGTCAGTATGGACCAACGCTGATAGATTTCACCCAGTACCTcggctgaaaaaaaacattcctgtgGTGAGATAAAAGTGTTAATGAATGTCCTGACTTTTACTATGACCCCCCAAGCTGAGAAAAACAAGTAGAGGCATGAGGTAATGGCTTCAGCATCAaccactttgttgttgttgttgactttTACAAAAAACACTGCTCCGTGTCTGCAACGAACCAACAAAGACACTGACGTTATTTAGAAATCCGTTACTTCTAAACATTTAAACCACAATctctggcctgtgtgtgtgtgtgtgtgtgtgtgtgtgtgtgtgtgtgtgtgtgcgtgtgtgtgtgtgcgtgcgtaccgGAGGTCATGCCAACATGGGAGGGACCGCACCGTCAGGCGGCCACGCAGCTCTCGAGCAGCCCGCCCACCGCGGCTCCACACCGGCAGCAGCGCGTGAGAGACGATGCCAGCCACAGATAGATGGACCTGCGAGGGAGGGTGAAgaggggggggcgtgtgtgtgtgtgtgtgtgtaagggggggggggacctgcaCAGTGACACAACTCCAGAGTAAAGAGGAGGCGGCGGATgagtgagaggaaaacaaaggacAAATAAGAGAGAGCGGAGGGGAGACAGgagacgggagagagagagagagacggttgGGTTTTCCGCCAGAACCGATGTCCGAGGCCCGCCGGGCGCCAGCTGAAGAGAGGAGACCGAGGCAGAGCGCCTAGGAGCGGCCGCTGGAGTGGAACGcttcgggggggaggagggggggagagtgggggaggccagggggaggaggggaccgCTGGAGCTCTTCTCTGCGCACCGAGAGTgagttcatttttgtttttaaaaacttcaaaCGCGACGTGTCGTTGAAACAGTTTGCACGTCGAATGAGCGATTTGTCTGTGTTCAATGGTTCAGTGTTTCCTTCCGTACTGCGACATTAGTCCATCGCTGCCAATTAGTGACAGGACGCGACGCggaagcgcgcgcgcgcgcacgcactgATCAACTGACAGCTCGCGCGCGTCGGATGGCTTCAAACATTATATAAATTATTCAAAGTAATATTATTTTAGAGAGAAggataaatgtatatatagatggatagatagatagatacagaTAGATGAACACATTCTAAAACACTACAATACGGTGCATCTAACATTTtttataacataataataataaataatattaataaatcatttttaaaaactcagaaaaattaaaacagaaacCACCGACACAAATACTGTCCATGCTCGGACATTTATTTATAAGTTATAGAATTGAAGCATTTTAGATCTGGGTAAAACACGCAGTCCGTATAGGCTACAAAATGACAGCTTCACCACAATTataatttggaataaatatcAACTGCTGGAATGCAAATAGGCCTCTCATTTGAGACATAGAGCGATGACCTGTTAACGATAATAAATACACCCAGATCCCAATTTACAAATATGGGCTACCAGTGAGATGTGGGTGCTTTATTCAATGGGAGTTCCCAGTATTGTCAGTTCTCCCAGTAACACCTACAGCCGTCCACCAGTACCCTTCTGAGGTCTAATCTAGTGGTTAAtagctttcattttcattgcTCAGTGTTCATATTTTATGCAGCTTTCCGCTGGCTTTGAAAAGCTAATCTGTCCCTGATATAAGCGCATTGGCCGGTTTGCCATCTGGGCTGTATTAAAGAGAGGACAGGGCATTTGAATAATtgatatttatctatttatagtAGGATTATTCTCTTCATGTTGGACCGAGGGACCTAAGCACtgatctgtccatccatctgtccatccatccatccatccatctatctatctacccatctatctatctacccaTCCATTTTTCTATAAATCTACTtgtatctatatatctatccatTTCTCCATCTAATCAGCTTGAATTCAAACCATTGACAGTCACGTAAAGCCTAAAATGCTAAACAGCGTCCGTGTCCACATTTTGTCTGCTCCACCTCTTTTCGTCTGTCCTTACATCTGTCCATTTATCACCCGTCCATCTTTCTGTTCAGTGAGCGGTAGCGTATCCATCTGAAGTGGATTAGCGGTGTTATCAATGCTAAGTAGGactgctgctcacacacacatgcacacacaccctggcatatacacatgcacgcgcacacagacacacacagacacacacagacacatatatACATGCTACTCTCACTCTATTTCACTCCCCAAGGACCATTGACCATTGTCAGCCCTCTCTCaagcctcttttttcttttgtgtggatgtgtaatgtgtgtgtgtgtgtgtgtgtgtgtgtgtgtgtgtgtgtgtgtgtgtgtgtgtgtgtgtttgacagtaaACACTCCGATCAAACAGTACTTAACAAGCTGCCTGCACTGATAACAGAGACCAGCGGAAGAGAGGAatagagaggaaggaaaaagggggaaaggggcttctggacggagaggaggctcaacaacaaaaaaaaagaagggggacATGTGTTTAGGATTTGGATTAATTAGTGAGATATTTATGTTATTCACAAACGCGGCGTTCTCTACTCTGTATGACAAGCGTTTCCAGTTAATGTAGGGAGGCCATGCAGAAGGACTCAAGTCATTATTTTCTGGCAATTTGAAAACATAAGAGCACGGTGGCGCCGTAATATGTTCATACTGTGTTGTTATCGTGTCCTTATCCCACAGCGTCGTGCCCCTCCATCTTGTCATTTGTGTTCTTATGCCGTTTTGTGCTTTATTGGAAAGTAGCAAGAAAACGGGAGAAGCGGTTTTGAAGAGAAGCCAGATGTTGACCTGTTAGCGCACGTAGCCCCGGCCCTGCAGTCCGTTGACTTGCACCCGCTTTCTCGCTCTGTTGcaatgtgtgcgtgtcaggAATCCACTCATGAGAAAAGGAACCCTTTGGAGGACTGTTTCTAAACGTACTCTTGACCCGGCGTTTGAGCCCGTGGTTGGCCGCTGACCTGTTTTTTGCAGTCCAGATGAGCGGAAGTCAATGCCAGTCACATGAGCTGCGTTTGACAACTCGGTGTCGTCACCAGTGACAAACGGAGAACTCGAGTCTCTGAACTCTTATTTCTCACTGAAATATGAAAGTATTCTAATTCTTTATGGAAGTAAAagtatgaatacaaaataaaagttaaaatgttGCACTAAGGGAAACTGCActttaagtaataaaaacaaaactaattaAGGAAGAAACAATTGTCATACTATTGTACGATACAattatgttattgttattgttgccAAAGCATTAATACTTTTAATAATTTTACTGTTAGGTGGAACTCATGTTCAGGATTGCAGATAATGCCATTTTTCTAGATTAGTgtcaattaattaataataatgatcacTTTTGTATTAATAGAAAGattattttgtttgtaaaaatTCTGTGACCGGAACCCAATTAAATGTATCAGGGTCTTGTGGCAAAAATCCCCCTTTTTATGTCTCCTTctctccgcctccctctctccagtgATGGATTCCCCCACGGATCTTTTTGACGACTCTGCTCCCCAGATGCACGCATTCGCTGCCACGCACAGCTCCGCTGATCTCCCTGGAGTTCATCCTCAGCCCATTGCCGGTCGCCCTCCACCCGCATTCAGGTCCCCCGGATTCCCCCtcatccaccacctcctccagccaGGTGGAGCCCCCAGGAGGATTGGAGGTCAACTCAACACCAACCcgagcacacacagacacctggaAGACAGAGActtggaggaggacagaggggagagggagggacgggTAGCGCAAGgggtggaaggaggagaggacggggcgatggagggagaggacagcTCGCCGGGGGTCAAGAAGAGGCTCGGCGACGAGTGGAGTCAGGACGTCCTGAAGGTGAAGAGGTTGAAGCTTGAGAGCCGACCAAGAGATGGAGGGGCCGAGGTGGGAGGCAGGGGGCGCgagggggtgaaggaggggaagaggagagagagggaggagctgaAGGAACAGCTGGAGGATGCGAGAGAGAGACTGCAGGCCCTGCAGGAGAAGGTGTGGAGGGCCTTTGGCGAGAAGcacctggaagaggaggagaaggagatgcgGTGCAGGAAcggacgaggaggagacggaggagacggagaagaccgcggcctgctggaggaggaggacatcaCAGAAGGGATGTACGACGAAGAGGACATCGATGGCGCAGAGATGGAAAAGGAAACTTTCTCACTCCTCTCTGTCTCGCCTTTCGACAACTTCCACAAGCAGAGGGATGAGACGCAAAAAGACAGCGTGGGGaggatagagagagggagagcaggaggcCTGCACCTGGAGGGCGTgatggagggggcggggttgTGGCTGGACTGCGGCGGGCTGCTGAGGGGGGATTGGCAGGGAGGGATCGAAGACGAGGGCGAGGAGGGAGGCCAGAAGTTTGCCCAGGCGCTGAAGGTGGAGCTGGGCAGTGCCGTGGCCCGAGTCATAGACCGGGTCCTCCGCCTCTACACCGAGATGACGGAcgctgccccctcctcccctcccgccgCCATCTCCTTCCTGCCGTCCGAAGGCGGGAACGacggcgggagggaggggggagtgtgGATGGGGCTTTTGACGAGCGGCAGAGGGGAGGATAAGGTGagaggtgaggagggaaaggCGGTGGGGAGGCcggatggaggaagagagaagccCGCCCAGAGGAGGAGCAACGGGAGCGCTCCGCCGCCGGGGCCGCCGCGCCTCGCCGAACCCTCCGATCTGTCCATCCCGTCGGCGGTCCAAAGGTCACATGACGTGCGAAAAGCCCAACCGCTCCTCGGCCCTCCCCTCTCTGCTCACCTGAACCCCTCCCACCCGAACCTCGCACTCCACCACCCGTCTCTACCTcgcccccctcctctgtccCACCCCACCCTCCTGCCCCCGGCGTCGCAACCCAAGGACCTCTCCTTccacccgtcctcctcctcctcctcctcttcgtcctcttccTTCCCCGCGCCTCCCCCTCCAccgcccccgcctcctcccccgctgCCTCTCCCACTGCTCCACTACTCCATGCAGCAGCTCTTCTCTCGCTCGCTGCACCACCCTCAGCTGCCCCACCTCCATCCGTCCCGCAAGGACTATCTGAACTCCGACCCCTTCCTGGAGTTCTCGACCCACCCGTCATCTCACCCGTCTTTCCCGCCGCTCCCCCTGCTCGGTCATCTGGACCCCTCCATGGCGCGCCACGTCCACggtggcagagagagggggatgaggggagacggagggatgagaggaggaggagggatggacgGAGGAGAGCTCTACCTGACCGCTGGGGGAATATCCTTTTGTCAGCAAAGTGGGGAGGAGCAAGGGAGGGAAATGTCTTTgttcatgagtgtgtgtgtgtgtgtgtgtgtgtgtgtgtgtgtgtgtgtgtgtgtctccttaaCTGGCCTCATGTTTACACCCAGGAGGGCTTGTCTCCCTGCCATCTGAAGAAGGCCAAGCTCATGTTCTTCTACGCGCGCTACCCGAGCTCCAATACGCTGAAGACTTACTTCCCCGACGTCAAGGTGAGTGCCCCCCCTGCAGGCAACGGGAACGCAAGGGAAAAAGAGCAAAGACCCTTTGAAATGATTTGACAGAAAGGATAACCTCAAAGTTTATGATGAAACAAATACACCGAGGGAAGATGTTTTACACTTTAACAGCAAACTTtatgattaataaaaaaaaacacacctggaGACACTGTGGAACAGAACGGCAAAATAGTTGAATAGTGAATAATAAAAGACGACACAAAGCATTAAACATATTtatcattttagaaaaaaaatccctttgcCTTTTGAGTATTTTTACTGCAATTTCTGTAAAAAGTCAAATTATTGGTAAACAATTTTAATGTGTCTAGAGGGGCTGAATTCCTGAACCAATTAATCCTCATATTTGATTATAATGTTACCGTTATGAAGcaccaaaacacattttctctccGTCTTTGAGCTCCAGTCTAAAGCTGTCTTTAAACTCTGTTATCTGATCATCAGCGTCATACGAAATCATGTAGtaagccccccctcaccccccggCCTCCTGTCCACACTTGCTCACatcctgtccctctgtctccctgtcctGCTATCTAGTTCAACCGCTGTGTGACCTCCCAGATGATTAAATGGTTCAGCAACTTCAGAGAGTTCTTCTACATCCAGATGG
This window harbors:
- the prox3 gene encoding prospero homeobox 3 isoform X1 is translated as MMDSPTDLFDDSAPQMHAFAATHSSADLPGVHPQPIAGRPPPAFRSPGFPLIHHLLQPGGAPRRIGGQLNTNPSTHRHLEDRDLEEDRGEREGRVAQGVEGGEDGAMEGEDSSPGVKKRLGDEWSQDVLKVKRLKLESRPRDGGAEVGGRGREGVKEGKRREREELKEQLEDARERLQALQEKVWRAFGEKHLEEEEKEMRCRNGRGGDGGDGEDRGLLEEEDITEGMYDEEDIDGAEMEKETFSLLSVSPFDNFHKQRDETQKDSVGRIERGRAGGLHLEGVMEGAGLWLDCGGLLRGDWQGGIEDEGEEGGQKFAQALKVELGSAVARVIDRVLRLYTEMTDAAPSSPPAAISFLPSEGGNDGGREGGVWMGLLTSGRGEDKVRGEEGKAVGRPDGGREKPAQRRSNGSAPPPGPPRLAEPSDLSIPSAVQRSHDVRKAQPLLGPPLSAHLNPSHPNLALHHPSLPRPPPLSHPTLLPPASQPKDLSFHPSSSSSSSSSSSFPAPPPPPPPPPPPLPLPLLHYSMQQLFSRSLHHPQLPHLHPSRKDYLNSDPFLEFSTHPSSHPSFPPLPLLGHLDPSMARHVHGGRERGMRGDGGMRGGGGMDGGELYLTAGGVYTQEGLSPCHLKKAKLMFFYARYPSSNTLKTYFPDVKFNRCVTSQMIKWFSNFREFFYIQMERFARQAVREALTREGAPRLGRESHLRVGRDTELYRILNMHYNKSNVYQVPERFIEVSDVALREFYSAIWTGRDSDPCWKKGIYKIICKLDSPVPDAFRLPGCPVG
- the prox3 gene encoding prospero homeobox 3 isoform X2 codes for the protein MMDSPTDLFDDSAPQMHAFAATHSSADLPGVHPQPIAGRPPPAFRSPGFPLIHHLLQPGGAPRRIGGQLNTNPSTHRHLEDRDLEEDRGEREGRVAQGVEGGEDGAMEGEDSSPGVKKRLGDEWSQDVLKVKRLKLESRPRDGGAEVGGRGREGVKEGKRREREELKEQLEDARERLQALQEKVWRAFGEKHLEEEEKEMRCRNGRGGDGGDGEDRGLLEEEDITEGMYDEEDIDGAEMEKETFSLLSVSPFDNFHKQRDETQKDSVGRIERGRAGGLHLEGVMEGAGLWLDCGGLLRGDWQGGIEDEGEEGGQKFAQALKVELGSAVARVIDRVLRLYTEMTDAAPSSPPAAISFLPSEGGNDGGREGGVWMGLLTSGRGEDKVRGEEGKAVGRPDGGREKPAQRRSNGSAPPPGPPRLAEPSDLSIPSAVQRSHDVRKAQPLLGPPLSAHLNPSHPNLALHHPSLPRPPPLSHPTLLPPASQPKDLSFHPSSSSSSSSSSSFPAPPPPPPPPPPPLPLPLLHYSMQQLFSRSLHHPQLPHLHPSRKDYLNSDPFLEFSTHPSSHPSFPPLPLLGHLDPSMARHVHGGRERGMRGDGGMRGGGGMDGGELYLTAGGTQEGLSPCHLKKAKLMFFYARYPSSNTLKTYFPDVKFNRCVTSQMIKWFSNFREFFYIQMERFARQAVREALTREGAPRLGRESHLRVGRDTELYRILNMHYNKSNVYQVPERFIEVSDVALREFYSAIWTGRDSDPCWKKGIYKIICKLDSPVPDAFRLPGCPVG